In the genome of Streptomyces pactum, one region contains:
- a CDS encoding MBL fold metallo-hydrolase, with product MTDEQPRGVLLGEVEVLRVVEWSGPFAPAGELVPTAPREEWERNRAWLAPDHWEPGSDRAVMALQCWVLRSNGRTIVVDPGVGDGRERPGSPAFHHRRGDLPGRLEAAGVRPQDVDLVVNTHLHADHAGGNTTAAGEEWVPAFPNARYLLPAADDFHYGPRNGYARGLREDDRLLYEDSVAPLHRAGRVVLWDTVHRIDEHLTLEEAPGHTPGSSVLRLVSGDDRAVFVGDLLHSPVQILDSARNSCFCLDPELAAASRRRILERAADERELLVPAHFGGAGAVEVRREGSRFVPRAWGVAGTGR from the coding sequence ATGACGGATGAACAGCCGCGAGGCGTCCTGCTGGGAGAGGTCGAGGTGCTCCGCGTCGTGGAGTGGTCGGGGCCCTTCGCGCCCGCCGGTGAACTGGTCCCCACGGCGCCCCGCGAGGAGTGGGAGCGCAACCGCGCGTGGCTGGCGCCGGACCACTGGGAGCCCGGCAGCGACCGGGCGGTGATGGCCCTGCAGTGCTGGGTGCTGCGCAGCAACGGGCGGACGATCGTGGTCGACCCCGGCGTCGGCGACGGGCGGGAGCGGCCGGGATCGCCCGCCTTCCACCACCGGCGGGGCGACCTCCCGGGACGGCTGGAGGCGGCCGGCGTCCGGCCGCAGGACGTCGATCTCGTCGTCAACACCCACCTCCACGCCGACCACGCCGGCGGGAACACCACCGCCGCCGGGGAGGAGTGGGTCCCGGCGTTCCCCAACGCCCGCTATCTCCTCCCGGCCGCCGACGACTTCCACTACGGCCCCCGCAACGGCTACGCCCGGGGTCTGCGGGAGGACGACCGGCTGCTGTACGAGGACAGTGTCGCGCCCCTCCACCGGGCCGGCCGGGTCGTGCTGTGGGACACCGTCCACCGCATCGACGAACACCTCACCCTGGAGGAGGCGCCGGGACACACCCCCGGCTCCTCGGTGCTGCGGCTGGTGTCCGGGGACGACCGGGCGGTCTTCGTCGGCGACCTGCTGCACAGCCCGGTGCAGATCCTCGACTCCGCCCGGAACAGCTGTTTCTGCCTGGACCCGGAGCTGGCCGCGGCCAGCCGCCGCCGGATCCTGGAGCGCGCCGCGGACGAGCGGGAACTGCTGGTCCCCGCACACTTCGGCGGCGCGGGCGCGGTCGAGGTGCGCCGGGAGGGCAGCCGTTTCGTGCCGCGGGCCTGGGGGGTCGCCGGCACCGGACGGTGA
- a CDS encoding AraC family transcriptional regulator has protein sequence MDVVSDAVAAVRLGRPSARRVRVAGRWCVRFARYDGAGFHVVREGRAWLLPDAGAPVALRAGDAVLLPHGTGHVLADSPADAAAVARAVPFERWDPASVTGAGGGEVEMVCGKYRLDRRRVHPLLAGLPAVIHLPGRAGDHAELRGALDLLTGELDARRPGSGTVLPSLLDLLLVHMIRVWLDRETGGARPGAPEDPVTAAALRALHEDPAAPWTTERLAAAAGVSRATLARRFTDRVGRPPMAYLTWWRLTLAATWLRDTTDPLAAIARRVGYGSPYALSHAFSREFGITPGRYRARATAAAA, from the coding sequence GTGGACGTGGTGAGCGACGCCGTCGCGGCGGTGCGGCTGGGCCGGCCCTCGGCCCGGCGGGTGCGGGTGGCCGGCCGGTGGTGCGTACGGTTCGCCCGGTACGACGGGGCCGGGTTCCACGTCGTCCGGGAGGGCCGCGCCTGGCTGCTGCCCGACGCCGGGGCCCCGGTCGCCCTCCGGGCCGGCGACGCGGTCCTGCTGCCGCACGGCACCGGTCATGTGCTCGCCGACTCCCCGGCCGACGCGGCGGCCGTGGCACGGGCCGTGCCGTTCGAGCGGTGGGACCCCGCGTCCGTCACCGGGGCCGGCGGCGGCGAGGTGGAGATGGTGTGCGGCAAGTACCGTCTCGACCGCCGGCGCGTCCATCCGCTGCTGGCCGGGCTCCCCGCGGTGATCCACCTGCCGGGCCGGGCGGGCGACCACGCCGAGCTCCGCGGCGCGCTCGACCTGCTCACCGGCGAGCTGGACGCGCGCCGGCCCGGTTCCGGCACGGTGCTGCCCAGCCTGCTGGACCTGCTCCTGGTCCACATGATCCGCGTCTGGCTGGACCGGGAGACCGGCGGTGCCCGGCCCGGCGCACCGGAGGACCCGGTGACCGCCGCCGCCCTGCGCGCGCTGCACGAGGACCCCGCGGCCCCGTGGACCACCGAGCGGCTGGCCGCGGCGGCCGGGGTCTCCCGCGCGACGCTGGCCCGCCGCTTCACCGACCGTGTCGGCCGCCCGCCGATGGCCTATCTGACCTGGTGGCGGCTGACGCTCGCGGCCACCTGGCTGCGGGACACCACCGACCCGCTGGCGGCCATCGCCCGCCGCGTCGGCTACGGCAGCCCGTACGCGCTCTCGCACGCCTTCAGCCGGGAGTTCGGAATCACACCAGGGCGGTACCGCGCGCGGGCCACGGCCGCCGCGGCCTGA
- a CDS encoding TMEM165/GDT1 family protein, producing MAFDPLAMLTAFGLIFLAELPDKTMFASLAMGTRMRPLYVWFGTSTAFVVHVALAVGAGSLLSLLPGTVVKLVSAALFAFGAFVLLRGGDDDEDDEGGNTVTGFWPVYTTAFMAVFISEWGDLTQITTANLAATKAWLPVSIGAAAALMSVSALALLVGRFIAKRVPLKTVQRIGAACMAGLAVWTLVEVFTG from the coding sequence ATGGCTTTCGACCCCCTGGCGATGCTCACCGCCTTCGGGCTGATCTTCCTCGCCGAACTCCCGGACAAGACGATGTTCGCCTCCCTGGCGATGGGCACCCGCATGCGCCCGCTGTACGTCTGGTTCGGCACCTCCACCGCGTTCGTCGTGCACGTCGCGCTCGCGGTGGGCGCCGGCAGCCTGCTGAGCCTGCTGCCCGGCACCGTGGTGAAGCTGGTCTCCGCCGCCCTGTTCGCCTTCGGTGCCTTCGTCCTGCTGCGGGGCGGGGACGACGACGAGGACGACGAGGGCGGCAACACCGTGACCGGCTTCTGGCCGGTCTACACCACCGCCTTCATGGCCGTCTTCATCAGTGAGTGGGGCGACCTGACCCAGATCACCACCGCCAACCTGGCCGCCACCAAGGCCTGGCTGCCGGTCTCGATCGGCGCCGCCGCCGCCCTGATGTCGGTGTCGGCGCTGGCGCTGCTGGTGGGCCGGTTCATCGCCAAGCGGGTCCCGCTCAAGACGGTGCAGCGCATCGGCGCCGCGTGCATGGCCGGGCTCGCCGTGTGGACCCTGGTGGAGGTGTTCACCGGCTGA
- a CDS encoding amidohydrolase family protein, whose product MSERNRAVSRRSLLAAGGTVASAVAMTGEPVALAATPASRHPGGGDAGRARIDVHHHYTAPAWVDWAERAGLVRRAELPPFARWDAASTLALMDRAGIATAVLNPTSPGRYRSAAQAKEGLSVMYRALDELVRAHPGRFAFVAPLFPEDLALSRWSLRRGFDELGAVGVSLKANAGGVYLGDRSYDRLFAELDERAAVVLTHPLDLPGGRPDVPTVPGVPNFMCDFLLDTTRAAVNMIVHRTLDRFPRVSVVLPHAGGFLPHIATRLESQGRMCTPPVEPARVRDHLHRFCYDTAGPMSPAGTLVATVGAGRLLFGSDWPATPPGVVTGVAVPGLDADPALTHRQRRGVNRDNALRIMPRLARYVRPRGDRRR is encoded by the coding sequence ATGTCGGAACGGAACCGGGCGGTGAGCCGCCGCAGTCTGCTCGCCGCCGGAGGGACGGTGGCCTCCGCCGTCGCCATGACGGGTGAGCCGGTCGCGCTGGCCGCGACCCCGGCGTCCCGGCACCCCGGGGGAGGGGACGCCGGCCGGGCGCGGATCGACGTCCACCACCACTACACCGCGCCCGCCTGGGTGGACTGGGCGGAGCGCGCGGGGCTGGTGCGGCGCGCCGAGCTGCCGCCCTTCGCCCGCTGGGACGCGGCGTCCACGCTGGCCCTGATGGACCGGGCCGGGATCGCCACCGCCGTCCTCAACCCGACCTCCCCGGGGCGGTACCGGTCCGCGGCCCAGGCCAAGGAGGGGCTGTCGGTGATGTACCGGGCCCTGGACGAGCTGGTCCGCGCCCACCCGGGCCGGTTCGCGTTCGTCGCGCCGCTCTTCCCGGAGGACCTGGCACTGTCCCGGTGGAGCCTGCGGCGCGGCTTCGACGAACTGGGCGCGGTGGGGGTGAGCCTCAAGGCGAACGCGGGCGGGGTCTACCTCGGCGACCGCTCCTACGACCGGCTCTTCGCCGAGCTGGACGAGCGGGCCGCGGTGGTCCTCACCCACCCGCTCGACCTGCCGGGCGGGCGGCCGGACGTCCCCACCGTCCCGGGCGTCCCCAACTTCATGTGCGACTTCCTGCTGGACACCACCCGGGCGGCGGTGAACATGATCGTCCACCGCACACTGGACCGCTTCCCGCGGGTGTCGGTCGTCCTGCCGCACGCCGGGGGGTTCCTGCCGCACATCGCCACCCGCCTGGAGTCCCAGGGCCGGATGTGCACCCCGCCGGTGGAGCCCGCCCGGGTCCGTGACCACCTGCACCGGTTCTGCTACGACACGGCCGGGCCGATGTCGCCGGCGGGCACCCTGGTGGCCACCGTGGGCGCCGGCCGGCTGCTGTTCGGCAGCGACTGGCCCGCCACCCCGCCCGGTGTGGTCACCGGCGTCGCGGTGCCCGGCCTGGACGCCGACCCCGCCCTCACCCACCGGCAGCGGCGGGGCGTCAACCGCGACAACGCCCTGCGGATCATGCCGCGGCTGGCCCGGTACGTCCGCCCCCGGGGCGACCGCCGCCGGTGA
- a CDS encoding LysR family transcriptional regulator has protein sequence MDLELRHLKTLQAIADAGSLTKAASALGLAQPALSAQLKRIERTLGGRLFDRGRYGVRATPLGHLVLSRARLVLPAVHQLQEEAVRFARCPDEAPGFRLGATTGPLLGGLVDRLAAVYPGAPVITHISWSEREIATAVAEGRLDYALIGTCGDSPPPEPERLAWREVARDPVFVMVAHDHPLAGAREIELAQLAHEAWTSVPGDGCFGDCFAAACARAGFAPTRLYETDTTSCVHLVQVGRAVGLCRATFPNTPGMVTRPLAGSPLSWRHLVGWHPGSVPPESAAAVVAHTRAAYAEAATRSESYARWLADRTATGPDPWPGDGPSGPRPASGPGARAAGGPPPGLHNAGRGIN, from the coding sequence ATGGATTTGGAGTTGCGGCATCTGAAGACGCTTCAGGCGATAGCCGATGCGGGCAGCCTGACCAAGGCGGCCTCGGCGCTCGGCCTGGCCCAGCCCGCGCTCAGTGCACAGCTGAAACGGATCGAACGCACCCTGGGCGGCCGGCTCTTCGATCGCGGGCGGTACGGGGTGCGGGCCACACCACTGGGCCATCTGGTGCTCTCCCGGGCCCGTCTGGTCCTCCCCGCCGTGCACCAGCTCCAGGAGGAGGCGGTGCGGTTCGCCCGCTGCCCGGACGAGGCGCCCGGCTTCCGGCTGGGCGCCACCACCGGTCCGCTGCTGGGCGGCCTGGTCGACCGGCTGGCCGCCGTCTACCCGGGGGCACCGGTGATCACCCACATCTCCTGGTCCGAACGGGAGATCGCCACCGCGGTGGCCGAGGGGCGGCTGGACTACGCGCTGATCGGCACCTGCGGGGACAGCCCGCCGCCGGAACCGGAGCGGCTGGCGTGGCGGGAGGTGGCACGGGACCCGGTCTTCGTCATGGTGGCGCACGACCATCCGCTCGCCGGGGCCCGGGAGATCGAGCTGGCGCAGCTCGCCCACGAGGCGTGGACGAGCGTGCCCGGTGACGGGTGCTTCGGCGACTGCTTCGCCGCCGCCTGCGCCCGGGCGGGGTTCGCGCCGACCCGTCTGTACGAGACCGACACCACCTCCTGCGTCCATCTGGTCCAGGTCGGACGGGCCGTCGGGCTGTGCCGGGCCACGTTCCCCAACACCCCGGGGATGGTGACCCGCCCGCTGGCCGGCTCGCCGCTGAGCTGGCGGCACCTGGTGGGCTGGCACCCGGGCTCGGTGCCCCCGGAGTCCGCGGCGGCGGTGGTGGCGCACACCCGGGCCGCCTATGCCGAGGCCGCCACGCGCAGCGAGAGCTACGCCCGGTGGCTGGCGGACCGTACGGCCACCGGACCGGATCCGTGGCCGGGCGACGGGCCGTCCGGTCCGCGGCCCGCCTCCGGGCCGGGCGCGCGGGCGGCGGGCGGTCCGCCGCCCGGCCTCCATAACGCCGGGCGGGGGATCAACTGA
- a CDS encoding carbohydrate-binding protein, with translation MRHLRHRAAVACAAMAAAGALALTALPGTAAARPAADRPDAPAAVPASPEVLSAMQRDLGITPAQARQRLANEAEAGATAGRLRAELGTSYAGSWVRGADSGTLTVATTDPAEASRITAEGARAQVVSHSLAELDAAKAALDRAARHAAPDGVPVWYVDVRANTLVVKANQRAAAESFLTAGGADRSLVRVETTAEKPRPLHDIRGGDAYYMGSGGRCSVGFAVTKGSQQGFATAGHCGKVGTSTKGFNQVAQGTFQGSTFPGRDIAWVATNSNWTATPYVSRSGSNIPVAGSTQAPVGASVCRSGSTTGWHCGTVQQHNTSVTYPEGTITGVTRTSVCAEPGDSGGSYISGDQAQGVTSGGSGNCSSGGTTYFQPINPLLQAYGLTLKTTGGSQEPPEEEPGGTWAAGTVYQAGDQVTYGGATYRCLQGHQALPGWEPPNTPSLWQQV, from the coding sequence ATGCGTCATCTCCGTCACCGAGCCGCGGTCGCGTGTGCCGCGATGGCCGCGGCCGGTGCGCTGGCCCTCACCGCCCTACCGGGTACCGCGGCGGCCCGGCCCGCCGCGGACCGTCCCGACGCGCCCGCCGCCGTCCCGGCGTCACCCGAGGTCCTCTCGGCGATGCAGCGGGACCTCGGCATCACCCCCGCCCAGGCCCGTCAGCGGCTGGCCAACGAGGCGGAGGCGGGCGCCACCGCGGGCCGGCTCCGCGCCGAACTCGGCACCTCCTACGCCGGTTCCTGGGTGCGCGGCGCCGACTCCGGCACGCTGACGGTGGCCACCACCGACCCGGCGGAGGCCTCCCGGATCACCGCCGAGGGCGCACGGGCCCAGGTCGTCTCCCACTCGCTGGCCGAACTGGACGCGGCCAAGGCCGCGCTGGACCGGGCGGCGCGCCACGCCGCGCCCGACGGCGTTCCGGTGTGGTACGTGGACGTGCGGGCCAACACCCTGGTGGTCAAGGCGAACCAGCGGGCCGCGGCCGAGTCGTTCCTCACCGCCGGCGGCGCCGACCGCTCTCTGGTGCGGGTGGAGACCACCGCCGAGAAGCCCCGTCCGCTTCACGACATCCGCGGTGGTGACGCCTACTACATGGGCAGCGGCGGCCGCTGTTCGGTCGGCTTCGCGGTGACCAAGGGCAGCCAGCAGGGCTTCGCCACGGCCGGCCACTGCGGCAAGGTCGGCACCAGCACCAAGGGCTTCAACCAGGTGGCACAGGGCACCTTCCAGGGCTCCACGTTCCCCGGCCGGGACATCGCCTGGGTGGCCACCAACAGCAACTGGACGGCCACCCCGTACGTGAGCCGCAGCGGGTCGAACATCCCGGTCGCCGGGTCCACCCAGGCCCCGGTCGGCGCGTCCGTCTGCCGGTCCGGCTCGACCACCGGCTGGCACTGCGGCACCGTCCAGCAGCACAACACCAGCGTTACCTACCCGGAGGGCACCATCACCGGGGTGACCCGGACGTCGGTGTGCGCCGAGCCCGGTGACTCCGGCGGCTCGTACATCTCCGGCGACCAGGCGCAGGGCGTCACCTCCGGCGGGTCGGGCAACTGCTCCAGCGGCGGCACCACGTACTTCCAGCCGATCAACCCGCTGCTGCAGGCGTACGGGCTGACCCTGAAGACCACCGGGGGTTCCCAGGAGCCGCCGGAGGAGGAGCCGGGCGGCACCTGGGCGGCGGGCACCGTCTACCAGGCCGGTGACCAGGTCACCTACGGCGGTGCCACCTACCGCTGCCTCCAGGGGCACCAGGCCCTGCCGGGCTGGGAGCCGCCGAACACGCCCTCGCTGTGGCAGCAGGTGTGA
- a CDS encoding Gfo/Idh/MocA family protein produces the protein MRIGVVGFGMGRYLASWCRQLGMEVVAVCDRDPDRRAAARAELPGAAVTGRWQELAAHRPDGVVLAGDFDGHAPMAVSFLEQGVHVLSEAAACTDAAQGRRLVAAADRSAATYSFAENYVAHPHTRLIQQALDAGELGRVSLIEADYLHGMSPREVASLIGDPAHWRGRIAPTAYCTHTLSPVLALTGARPVEVTAFSVDEADPRAAVVMAVRLSTGALAVTRHGFLQGEPDSHWSWLSVRGTRALAESVRAAGERAWSVRVRAEAWACEDGRTREEERTAPPLLLDGRPVERKAEGTVRVLQAFRATVERGEPPLVPVRPAVAASLVGVAGAESLANGSRPVRVPDVF, from the coding sequence ATGCGGATCGGGGTGGTGGGGTTCGGGATGGGCCGGTACCTGGCGTCGTGGTGCCGGCAGCTGGGCATGGAGGTCGTGGCGGTGTGCGACCGCGACCCGGACAGACGCGCGGCGGCACGGGCGGAGCTGCCGGGGGCGGCGGTCACCGGACGGTGGCAGGAGCTGGCCGCGCACCGCCCGGACGGGGTGGTGCTCGCCGGCGACTTCGACGGGCACGCGCCGATGGCCGTCTCCTTCCTGGAGCAGGGCGTCCATGTGCTCTCCGAGGCGGCGGCGTGCACCGACGCCGCCCAGGGCCGGCGGCTCGTCGCCGCGGCGGACCGCTCCGCGGCCACGTACTCCTTCGCCGAGAACTACGTGGCGCATCCGCACACCCGGCTGATCCAGCAGGCACTGGACGCCGGCGAACTGGGCCGGGTCAGCCTGATCGAGGCCGACTACCTGCACGGCATGTCCCCGCGGGAGGTGGCGTCGCTGATCGGCGATCCGGCGCACTGGCGCGGCCGCATCGCCCCGACCGCCTACTGCACCCACACCCTCTCCCCGGTCCTGGCGCTCACCGGCGCGCGGCCGGTGGAGGTGACCGCGTTCTCGGTGGACGAGGCGGACCCGCGCGCCGCGGTGGTGATGGCGGTACGGCTGTCCACCGGTGCCCTCGCCGTGACCCGGCACGGCTTCCTCCAGGGCGAACCGGACAGCCACTGGAGCTGGTTGTCGGTGCGCGGCACCCGCGCGCTCGCGGAGTCCGTGCGCGCCGCCGGCGAGCGGGCCTGGTCGGTGCGGGTCAGGGCGGAGGCGTGGGCCTGCGAGGACGGCCGCACCCGGGAGGAGGAGCGCACCGCGCCCCCGCTGCTCCTGGACGGCCGGCCGGTGGAGCGGAAGGCCGAGGGGACGGTGCGGGTCCTCCAGGCGTTCCGGGCCACGGTGGAGCGGGGCGAGCCGCCGCTGGTCCCGGTCCGCCCGGCCGTGGCCGCGTCGCTGGTCGGCGTGGCGGGGGCGGAGTCCCTGGCGAACGGGTCCCGCCCGGTGCGGGTGCCCGACGTGTTCTGA
- a CDS encoding protein kilB has protein sequence MWPSIIAVAGTLLGGALTGLLQYRMERAARADRREEALRTALGELVAALGDHRRAMWQREDLRLNGAGREAVEAARSASHATRSAVTAPLVSVSVLDPSLAPPARRAALAAFDLRGAADHAALADRRAAAIAATDDLIAAAGRALRAR, from the coding sequence ATGTGGCCCAGCATCATCGCGGTGGCCGGCACCCTGCTCGGCGGCGCGCTGACGGGACTGCTCCAGTACCGGATGGAGCGGGCCGCCCGCGCCGACCGGCGGGAGGAGGCGCTGCGTACCGCGCTGGGCGAACTGGTGGCCGCCCTCGGTGATCACCGGCGGGCGATGTGGCAGCGCGAGGACCTGCGGCTCAACGGTGCCGGCCGGGAAGCGGTCGAGGCCGCCCGTTCGGCCTCCCACGCCACCCGCTCCGCCGTCACCGCGCCGCTGGTCTCGGTCTCCGTCCTGGACCCCTCGCTGGCCCCGCCGGCGCGCCGGGCCGCCCTGGCCGCGTTCGACCTGCGCGGCGCGGCCGACCACGCGGCGCTGGCCGACCGCCGGGCGGCCGCCATCGCGGCGACCGACGACCTGATCGCCGCCGCGGGCCGCGCCCTGCGCGCCCGGTGA
- a CDS encoding Gfo/Idh/MocA family protein produces MKVACIGLGDIARKAYLPVLGTLPGVELHLQTRTPATLERMAAVHHVPADRCHTDLDALLAQDLDAAFVHAPTAVHPPIATRLLEAGVPTYVDKPLAYDAAEARRVVTLAEERGVSLAVGFNRRHAPGYAGCLDQPRDLIVLQKNRVGLPADPREFVFDDFVHVVDTLRFLVPGEIDRVDVRARVRDGLLHHVVLQLAGDGFTALGIMNRSSGSTEEILEVSGGDTKRQVVNLAEVVDHRGRPTVERRGDWVPVARQRGIEQVVLAFLDAVREGRVLSARDALATHEMCERVVTEILAQTGA; encoded by the coding sequence GTGAAGGTCGCCTGCATCGGGCTCGGGGACATCGCCCGGAAGGCATACCTGCCGGTCCTCGGCACCCTGCCCGGGGTGGAGTTGCACCTGCAGACCCGCACCCCCGCCACCCTGGAGCGGATGGCGGCCGTGCACCACGTGCCCGCCGACCGCTGCCACACCGACCTCGACGCGCTCCTCGCCCAGGACCTGGACGCGGCGTTCGTGCACGCGCCCACCGCCGTCCACCCCCCGATCGCCACCCGGCTGCTGGAGGCCGGCGTCCCGACCTACGTGGACAAGCCGCTGGCCTACGACGCCGCCGAGGCCCGGCGGGTGGTCACCCTCGCCGAGGAGCGCGGGGTGAGCCTCGCGGTCGGCTTCAACCGGCGCCACGCCCCCGGTTACGCGGGATGCCTGGACCAGCCGCGCGACCTGATCGTCCTGCAGAAGAACCGCGTCGGACTGCCCGCCGATCCGCGGGAGTTCGTCTTCGACGACTTCGTGCACGTCGTGGACACCCTCCGCTTCCTGGTGCCCGGCGAGATCGACCGGGTGGACGTGCGGGCCCGGGTGCGCGACGGGCTGCTGCACCACGTGGTGCTCCAGCTCGCCGGGGACGGCTTCACCGCCCTGGGCATCATGAACCGGTCCAGCGGCTCCACCGAGGAGATCCTGGAGGTCTCCGGCGGGGACACCAAGCGGCAGGTGGTCAACCTCGCCGAGGTCGTGGACCACCGGGGCCGCCCCACCGTGGAGCGGCGCGGCGACTGGGTGCCCGTCGCCCGGCAGCGCGGCATCGAGCAGGTGGTCCTCGCCTTCCTCGACGCCGTCCGCGAGGGGCGCGTGCTCAGCGCCCGGGACGCGCTGGCCACCCATGAGATGTGCGAGCGGGTCGTCACCGAGATCCTGGCGCAGACCGGCGCCTGA
- a CDS encoding isocitrate lyase/PEP mutase family protein — MRQPTDDQRRKAAEFRALHAGPHPFVVPNPWDAGSARLLTGMGFAALATTGAGCAYSLGRPDGRNRTGREEVLENARAVAAATHLPVTADLESGFGDTPEEVAETIRLAAATGLVGGSVEDSTGRPEDPVRPLEEAVERVAAAVAAARELDLPFTVTARAENFFQGRPDLDDTIRRLRAYEEAGADVLYAPALPDAEAVRAVCSAVERPVNVLMGGALRLSVADLGALGVRRISVGSAMSRAAFGALHRAAREILDHGTFTFGADAIPYAELNTLLDGADPEPAP, encoded by the coding sequence ATGCGTCAGCCCACCGACGACCAGCGCCGCAAGGCCGCCGAGTTCCGCGCCCTGCACGCCGGGCCGCACCCGTTCGTGGTGCCCAACCCCTGGGACGCCGGATCGGCGCGCCTGCTGACCGGGATGGGGTTCGCCGCCCTCGCCACCACCGGCGCCGGCTGCGCCTACAGCCTCGGCCGTCCGGACGGCCGCAACCGCACCGGCCGCGAGGAGGTCCTGGAGAACGCGCGGGCCGTCGCCGCCGCCACCCACCTTCCGGTCACGGCCGACCTGGAGAGCGGTTTCGGCGACACCCCCGAGGAGGTCGCCGAAACCATCCGGCTCGCCGCCGCCACGGGACTGGTCGGCGGGTCGGTCGAGGACTCCACGGGCCGGCCGGAGGACCCGGTCAGGCCGCTGGAGGAGGCGGTGGAGCGGGTGGCGGCGGCGGTGGCCGCCGCGCGCGAGCTGGACCTGCCCTTCACCGTGACCGCCCGCGCCGAGAACTTCTTCCAGGGGCGGCCGGACCTGGACGACACCATCCGCCGGCTCCGGGCCTACGAGGAGGCCGGCGCCGATGTGCTGTACGCCCCGGCGCTCCCGGACGCCGAGGCCGTCCGTGCCGTGTGCTCCGCCGTGGAACGCCCGGTCAACGTGCTGATGGGCGGGGCGCTGCGGCTGTCCGTGGCGGACCTGGGCGCCCTGGGGGTGCGGCGGATCAGCGTCGGGTCGGCGATGTCCCGGGCGGCCTTCGGCGCGCTCCACCGGGCCGCCCGCGAGATCCTCGACCACGGCACCTTCACCTTCGGTGCCGACGCCATCCCGTACGCCGAACTCAACACGCTGCTCGACGGCGCGGACCCGGAACCAGCCCCCTGA
- a CDS encoding GlsB/YeaQ/YmgE family stress response membrane protein: MSFLWAIVAGLIIGLLAKLVLPGRQPIPLWMTVLLGIVGGVAGNALASAFGVRDTNGIDWIRHLLQVATAALLITVVTPMWARRHA; this comes from the coding sequence GTGTCGTTCCTGTGGGCCATCGTCGCGGGTCTCATCATCGGTCTGCTCGCCAAGCTCGTGCTCCCCGGGCGCCAGCCCATCCCGCTGTGGATGACGGTGCTGCTGGGTATCGTCGGTGGTGTCGCGGGCAACGCGCTCGCCAGCGCCTTCGGTGTCCGCGACACCAACGGCATCGACTGGATCCGCCACCTGCTTCAGGTCGCCACGGCGGCCCTGCTGATCACGGTGGTCACCCCCATGTGGGCCCGTCGGCACGCCTGA
- a CDS encoding calcium:proton antiporter, translated as MIVRKVTDRWMWVTPPLAIVLLVFTLGQHPPGAVVAVASVVLGGAVLAAVHHAEVVAHRVGEPFGSLVLALAVTVIEVALIVTLMAGGGEKSATLARDTVFAAVMITCNGIVGLSILFGSLRHGIAVFRAEGTGSALSTIATLATLSLVLPNFTTSAPGPEFSTPQLVFAAVAALLLYGLFVATQTVRHRDYFLPVTKHGVVVHTEEHAEAPSGRATLASLGVLLLALVGVVGLAKVISPTIESGVEAAGMPHAVVGVVIALLVLLPETIAALRAARRDRLQTSLNLAFGSTMASIGLTVPAVAIASYWLSGPLVLGLGASHMVLLALTLVVATLTVIPGRATPLQGGLHLAVLAAFLELAVVP; from the coding sequence ATGATCGTCCGAAAAGTGACGGACCGGTGGATGTGGGTCACCCCGCCTCTCGCCATCGTCCTCCTCGTCTTCACCCTCGGTCAGCATCCACCGGGGGCGGTCGTGGCGGTGGCGTCGGTCGTCCTGGGCGGGGCGGTGCTCGCCGCGGTGCACCACGCGGAGGTCGTCGCCCACCGGGTCGGTGAACCCTTCGGCTCCCTGGTGCTCGCCCTCGCCGTCACCGTCATCGAGGTGGCCCTCATCGTCACCCTGATGGCAGGCGGCGGCGAGAAGAGCGCCACGCTGGCCCGGGACACCGTGTTCGCCGCCGTCATGATCACCTGCAACGGCATCGTGGGACTGAGCATCCTGTTCGGCTCGCTCCGCCACGGCATCGCGGTCTTCCGGGCGGAGGGCACCGGCAGCGCCCTGAGCACCATCGCCACGCTCGCCACCCTCAGCCTGGTGCTCCCCAATTTCACCACTTCGGCGCCCGGACCGGAGTTCTCCACCCCCCAGCTGGTCTTCGCCGCCGTCGCCGCCCTCCTGCTGTACGGGCTGTTCGTGGCGACCCAGACGGTGCGCCACCGCGACTACTTCCTGCCGGTCACCAAACACGGCGTGGTGGTCCACACCGAGGAGCACGCGGAGGCCCCGTCCGGCCGCGCCACCCTCGCCAGCCTCGGGGTGCTGCTGCTCGCGCTGGTCGGGGTCGTCGGCCTCGCGAAGGTCATCTCCCCCACGATCGAGTCCGGTGTCGAGGCGGCGGGCATGCCGCACGCCGTGGTGGGCGTCGTCATCGCGCTGCTGGTCCTCCTCCCGGAGACGATCGCGGCGCTGCGCGCCGCCCGCCGCGACCGGTTGCAGACCAGCCTCAACCTCGCCTTCGGCTCGACCATGGCGAGCATCGGCCTGACCGTCCCCGCCGTCGCCATCGCCTCGTACTGGCTCTCCGGCCCCCTCGTCCTCGGGCTCGGCGCCTCCCACATGGTGCTGCTGGCGCTGACCCTCGTGGTCGCCACGCTCACCGTCATCCCCGGGCGCGCCACCCCGCTCCAGGGCGGCCTGCACCTGGCGGTCCTCGCCGCCTTCCTGGAACTGGCGGTGGTCCCGTGA